The Chitinophagales bacterium genomic interval GAGAAATAATCCATCCTGTTCCATGTCTTCCAAATGAAAGACGGGACGCCTGTTATACTTATTCAGCACTTTGGTCAGTACCGGATCTGCGCAATGTGTTGCCGAAGGATTGATGAAATACCGCTTTAAGGCCATGTGTGCATCCGGGGGAAAAATTCTGCGGCCGGCAAACTCATCCATCAATGCTTTGAATTCCTGCTTCCATTCCTTTCCGTGTGATGAAACGGTATGCCGGTACTTCTCCCATGTGGTAAGGTGTGCCACCTCATGCACGAATGTAACCAGGAACGCATACTTATTGAGATCGCCGTTTACCGTGATACGGTGGCCTTTACCACCACGCGGCCACTGGTAATTGCCCAGTATGGAAGTACGCTTACGGGTGATCGTCAGAGAGATCCTGTACATAACAATCCATTCCACTGCAATATCCACCGCTTCCGCAGGCAGGTAAGGCGACAGATGCTTTGTAATGTTTTCCGGAGCAGCCATTTTTCAGAACTGCATAAATGTCGCAACCATCATGAAGATGTCAAATTATTTCTTCGGCAGGAAGCACAAATATAAGCCGGACTGCAGCCCAAACGCCTGTTATTTTTTGTGTTTCTTATGCTGATGCTGTGCTTTCAGCAATGCACGGACCTCAAATACAGTAAAGCAGATATAAAATGCAAAGAAAGGAAGAATGAACATGGGATCTTTTGGCCTGGCTA includes:
- a CDS encoding SprT-like domain-containing protein, whose translation is MAAPENITKHLSPYLPAEAVDIAVEWIVMYRISLTITRKRTSILGNYQWPRGGKGHRITVNGDLNKYAFLVTFVHEVAHLTTWEKYRHTVSSHGKEWKQEFKALMDEFAGRRIFPPDAHMALKRYFINPSATHCADPVLTKVLNKYNRRPVFHLEDMEQDGLFLYGGGRLFRKGAKLRKRYLCVEVKTKKQYLFSPVAEIERVES